The genomic DNA GCCTCGAACTCCGCCTCGGCGACGCCGGGCTGCTGGAAGTAGAGGATGTACAACCAGGTGTCCTGGAACTGGTGGCGGAAGAGCTGCGTGGGCGGCTGGGGCGAGCGGCCGAGGTGCGGCACACTCATGCTGACGACCGCGCGGTAGCGCTCGGGGTGGAGCGCGGCGCTGGTCCACGCCATCGCCGCGCCCCAGTCGTGGCCGACGATGACGGCGGTCTTCTCCCCGAGGGCATCGAGCAGGCCGGTGAAGTCGGCGAGCAGCAGCTTCATGCTGTACGCCTCGATCTCCCAGGGCTTGTCACTCTGGCCGTAGCCGCGCACATCGGGGGCCACGACGTGGTAACCGGCGGCGGCGAGCGCGGGGATCTGGTGGCGCCACGAGTACCAGGACTCCGGCCAGCCATGGAGCAGCAGCACCAGGGGACCCTGGCCGGCCTCGGCGATGTGCAGGTGGATGCCGTGGGTCTGAACGATGCGGTGGGTGATTTCAAACATGCGGGAAGCTCGTGGATTCACGTCAAGGCGTAGTGCAGCCTGACACATCCGCGGTCCAGAGGTCTTACGTCCAGAAGCCTGGGACTGGCTCTCAATCCCGTGGCCGGAAACAGCGGCCGACCGCCGCCGATCAGCTCGGGCATGACGTAGATCTCGATCTCGTCCAGAGCCGCGCGTTCCATGAAAGCCATCTGCAAGGTGCCGCCGCCCAGCATCCAGACGTCGCCGTCGTCCAGCGCCCGCAGCTCCGCGATCAGCGCGTCGACATCGTGGCGTGTCTCGAGCGGCCCCTTCGGCTCGGCGATCGGGCTTGAGGTGACGACGAACACCCGCTGTTCTCCGTAGGCCCAAGGCGAGCTGTCGGCCGCGAGGAAATCATACGTGCCGCGCCCCATGACCACGGTCCTGATCCGCGCGAGGAAGTGGCGATAGTCATGTTCGCCAAGCTCCATGTCGTTGTAGGCGAAAAGCCAGTCGAGGTTGTCATCCGCGGTGGCCACGAACCCGTCCAGGCTCGTCGCGATGTATCCGAGGATCCGCGCCATTCTGTTCCTCCTTGAGAATAAATGTATGTTCGTTTATATTCGATCCGTGGCTAGACACAAGACTATTTCCGACGAGGCGTTGCTCGACGGGCTGATGAGCGCCATCACCGAACACGGGCCGGCGGGGCTGACCTTCGCGGGGGCGGCGGCGGCCGTGACCCTGTCGCCATCGACGCTGGTGCAGCGCTTCGGTTCGCGCGAAGCGATGGTGGAGGCGATCCTGCTGCGCGCCTGGGATCGGCTCGATGCCGCCACCAGCGCCGCGGACGCCACCGCGGCGCCGGGGGCGGCGGGAGCCGTCGACCTTCTGATGAGCCTGATGCCCGCCGAGACGGTCGAGCATGCGATGCTCGAGGGCCTGCTCTTGCTGCGCGAGGACTTCCGCAATCCCCGGCTGCGCGCGCGGGGCAAGGCCTGGGGCGACTGCCTGGCGGTGGCACTCGGCCAGCGCCTGAATGGCGATGTGCAAGAGGGCCTGCGGCTCGGCTGGCAGATGGCGCGCGTTTGGCAAGGGGCGCTCTTGTGGTGGGCCTTCACCCGTCACGACCGGCCCGAAGTCGCCATTCGAACAGCGCTGGAGGACTGGTGCCAGACGGCGGTGGCGTCATGACGTCTGGCGTCCCTCCTCAGAAGCCGTAGCTCATGCCGAACTGGACGCTGCGCGGCGGCCCCACCAGGCGCGTGGGCTTGCCGAAGTTCGGGTTCGCGGCCTCGGTCGTCGGCGGGAGGAACCCGTCGTATCCGCCAAAGTTCCTCGTGTTGAAGAGATTGAAGCACTCGGCGAAGGCGCTGACCCGGTGGCCCTTGGAGAGCGTGAAGTCCTTGGCCAACCGCACATCCACCTGGCTGAACTGGATGGATTCCTCCGCCCGGCCCTCATTGATGCGGAGCACGAACTCGTCGGGATCAAAGCCCCTGGACGCATCGGAGATGGTGTAGGGCAGGCCGCTTCCCAGGGTGATCAGCGTCGACAGCTTGAACGCCAGGGGCAGCCCCACGATGCCGGAGAGCACGAGCCGATGGCGCTCGTCACCGCCCGTGGGAGCCAGGGGGCTGGCCTTGATGGTCGGGAAGTCGAAGTTGAAGAGTCCCCCACGCTCCTTCGCGACCGCGAAGGTATAGGCCAGCGAGGCTCCCCACGAAATGCCTCCCGCCGAGAACTCAGTCGAATAGGGCTTCTCCGCCGAGAGCTGCAGGCTGTTGTAGACGGACGTCCGGTCGTTGGCCGAGATGATGACGGTGCCGAAGCCGCCCGGCGTGGGAATGTAGTCGCGGTTACCGGTCGACAGACGGTTGGCGGGATAGAAACCAATGCCACCCTGGCCACGGATGTGCGTGAGCGTCGCCGAGGCATTGATCGGGCCCACCTGTTGCCGGAAGCCCGCGCTGAACTGGTCACTGAACGGGGGCGGGGTGTGGTTGTCGAGCAGGTAGATCTCCGGGGCGGGAGCCACGCCGCTCGCGATGAGCGAGTCGAGCCCCGCCCGGCTCAGGTACTCGGGCCGCCAGGCGATGGTCGGCTGTCCCCCGCGGGGGGCACCGTCCTCCGAGAAGTAGAACGTGCGGGTCTGGTACTGAAGACGAAGCCGCTCGTCCACGCCGGTGTTGAAGAGGGTGCGATCGTAATAGCGCCCGGCGCCGGCGAAGAGCACCGTGTGGCCATTGCCCATCACGTCGAAGGCCGCGCCGAGGCGGGGCTGCACCGCGCCCAGGAAGATGGGGCGCTGCTTGCCGTTGGTCAGGTAGTTCTTCACTGGGAAGAAGTCGGGCCCGTTCGTCTGGGCGACGGTGTTGGCGAGCTCCTCCATCGCCGCGCGGACCTCCGCGGGAGTCACGTAGTCGTTGTTCAGGGGGTTGCTCTCGACATCCCACCGCAGACCCACGTTCAGTGTCAGCCTCTTGGCGATCTCCCAGTCGTCCTGGACATACACGCCCACCTGCGTGTTGTTGGAGGCCACCCTCGGGTCTCCGACGCCATAGGAGGCCTCGGCCGGGAAGTCGTAGCCGAGACCATTCTCGGCATCCTGGCGGAAGCGGAACAGGGGATTGCCAAACGCCGTGCGCTCGATCTGATAGTGCTGGAACGAGAGCTTGGCGCCCGTCTTCACCACGTGCTGGCCGACCCAACTGAAGTTCGCGAACGTCGTGTCGTTGCGCAACGTGAACGCCTGCTGGCGGATGTCCTGGCTCGTATCGCGGCCGCCAATGCGAATGACGCCCTCGTAGTCCCGCCCGACGGCGTCGGAGTTCGTGGCGATCGGATTGAAACGCGAGTCGAGGTACTGGAGCGTGGCCTCGTTCGTCAGCGAGCCGAGCCGCAGCTGATGTCTGGCCGAGGCGGTGATGACATCGTTGCGTACGTTCTCGGCGCTCTCGACGCTCGTCTTGTCACCGAAGCTGCGGATGTCGGTCTCCGTCCGGAGGCTGGCGCTGACATCCAAGGTCTGGTTGCCCGCCGGATTCCAGGTCAGCTTCGCGAAGCCGAGGTGCTCCCGGAAGGGGCTGCCGAAGCTTCCCTGGAATCCGCCGAACCGGGCCAGGTTCTCCGCCGTCGGGTTGCCGATCGTCACCGTGTTCGCGCGATTCTGCAGGTTGCCCTCATACGTCACGAAGAAGTGCAGCTTGTCCTTCACCAGGGGCCCCCCCAGCGCCGCTCCGAGCTGGGAGCGGAGCTCCTGGGGCCGCTCCAGCTCACCCCGCAGCGTCGCGAAGTAATCCCGGGCCATCAGCTCCTGGTTCTGGAAGGTGAAGATGAGGTCGCCATGGAGTTCATTGCCGCCCGAGCGCGTGATCGCGGAGATGATCGCGGAGCTGGCCTGCTCGTACTCGGCCTTGTAGTTCTGGGTGATCACGCGGAACCCGCTGACCGCGAGCTGGGGAAAAGGGTTACCCCGGCTCGCGTCCTGACCGATCAGGCCGCCTTCGATGACGTTGTTCTTGAGACTCACACCGTCCACGAACACGTTGGTGCTGCGGGCCTCGAGCGCGCCAGAGGAGAAGTTCTTGTTGAACTCCTCGTTGGAGACGCGAACGCCGGGCGCGAGGGCCGCGAAGTTGAGGAAGTTGCGGTTGTTCTGCGGCAGGTTCGCGATCTGCTCGCGGCTGACGTTGGTGGCGATCTCGGAGGTCGAGCTCTCGAGGGTCTTGCCCTGGACGAGCAGGGTCTCGCCCTGGCCGAGATCCAGGGCCACGTCCTTCTCGACATCGATGTTCAGGCTCACCGTCTGGCCGACCTGGACGGAGACCGTCCGGTAGGCTTCCTTGCCGCCGGGCTGGGTGACGGTGATGACATACTCGCCGGGCGCCAGGCCGGTCAGGAAGAAGGAGCCGTCCGTGCGCGGGATGCCCTGGGTCGAGAATCCACTCTGGGTGTTCACCGCGGCCACGGTCACGCCGGTGGTCGGTCCGCTCAGCGCGCTGAGGCCGATCCGGATGGACGCCGTCGTCTTCTGCGCGAGCGCCGGCACGGCCATGAGCGAGACGATGAGCCCCCCCACACGCCAGAGGCGTATGACTCGCGATCCCCACGAAGGGGAGACGCGGTCATGGTGGGCATTGTTCTGGATGCTGTTGCCTGAGAGATCCCGAGCGATTCCGGTCATTGCCCCTCATCTAGACGCTTCCCCTCGGCGGGTAAACAGCGTCAGGGGGAAGGCCAGGGCCTCCACCGCGCTCCAGGTTAAACAAGGAAGTCAAGTTGAAAGTTTAAATCCAGTATTAGTAGATTACCGGGAGTACCCTGTGGATTCCGATGACCCGAAGCCCGCCGCGAGAGTCTCTGTAGGCGTGAGGGCTCACTTCAACTTCGTCCGTTAAACAAGGCAGGATTCATGCTCCAGTTCAATCGTTCCAAGCTGTTCCGTCGTGCCGCGTGCTCGGCTCTGTTGTTCACGGGCGCGTGCGCTCCGGTGAGCACGCCTGACGGGCAGGACGACGTCACAGAGGCCGCCGCGAGTCCGTTGAGCATCTCCGGCGTGAGCTTCAAGACGGTGCTCGGCGGCCGGTACGTGGGGGCTCAAAACAACGGCGGCGGCGCGGTCACCGCGACGGCGACGAGCGCGCAGGCGTGGGAAAAGTTCACGATCGATGACATCAACGGTGGGGCCCTCGAGAGTGGGGACTCGGTCTTCATCATCGCGGGCACTGGGCAGTATCTCCAGGCCGCGAATGGCGGTGGCTCCTCGCTGAACGCCGCCAGTTGGAACCGCCAGGGCTGGGAGACGTTCCGCATCGTCAAGCAGAGCGGGAGCGGCGTGATCGCCAACGGCGACGTCGTGGGCCTGCAGACGGTGACGACGGGCCATTGGGTCTCCGCGGAGAACGGCGGCGGCAGCACGGTGTTCGCGTATGGCGCCGCGCTCGACTCGTGGGAGCGGTTGACGATCTCTGGCCTGTCCGGAGGCACGACGCCGCCTCCCTCCACGGGCGGCTGTGACGCTCCCGGCCTCGTCTGGAAGACCGCCAACAAGACCAACTACACGTCGTACCCGGATCCGGGCAGCGAGGAGTGCACCAAGTACAACGGCTGCACGTGGGCAGGGCAGTTCGCGGCGTGCTCGGGGAAGAAGTCGGAGGCATGGGTGGCGTCGCACAACATCGTCGCGATCTTCCCCAGCATGAACGCGTACAAGCTCCATGATCTTTGCTTGAAGTCCGGCACGAAGACCATCGTGGTCACCGTGCTCGACACGTGCGCCGACTCGGACTGCAGCGGCTGCTGCACCCAGAACAGGGGGAACGCCGACGCGCTGATCGACCTCGAGAGCTATACCAACGCGCGTTGGGGCGTCCCCGACGGCAGGATCCAATGGGCGGACCTCGGCCCGACCAAGGGCAGCGGCTGCAACTGATTCCCACGCGGGTTGAGGTCGCGGGTCGCCGAGCAGCCAGCCCTGGTGCTCGGCGACCCACTCCGAACAGAGGGGCGGCCAGGGCCTCAGCGGGCCCGGAAACCGGTGATGCCGCGCACGTGCTCGGCGCGAAGCTCCCAGAAGACCGCCTGGATCTCACGCTGGTTCAGGGGACCCCAGTAGGCGGTGTCTTTCCCTGAGAGATCGAACACCCGGTTCCAGCTGGCGATGATTTGTGAGGCAAAGGGCTCGGGGTAGGGCCAGGTTTCGGGCACGCCCGCTCGTCGCAATGCTCGCTCGAAGGTTCCGTGCTGGCGCTCGGTGTCGGCCAGGTAGCGCCGGTTGAGAACGGCATGCCACTTCTGGAAGTCGGACAGCAGCACGTGCTTCCGGGGTAGCTCCAGCTCGAGGAGCACGGCGCGCGTTCCTGGCGGGCAGTGTCCCCTGGCCCGGAGATCCGGACGGGGCCGCGAGCTGCCCGCGTATTGCGCCCAGGCCCAAAGCGGGTAGTGACATCCCCGCGGCCGAGGGACTTGCTCCGCGAGCCGCGCGCCCATCCACGCGTAGGCTTCGCGGCGGTAGTCCGGAGCGCGCCGGCCGTCCGATCGCAGACGGCCTCTCTGCTCCAGGAGGCGCAGCTCCTTCTCCTGACGAATCGTCCAGAGGATGAGGGTTTCCCGCTCTCGCGGTGCGGAGCGAGGAGGGGAAGGCATGGGGCGTTACCCGCAGTGATTGTTGAGGTCCTTGATGATGTCTCGGCAGGTACCGTTCTCCTTCACCGAGTGCGGGATCTGGGTCACCGTCTCCTTCCCCTTCTTGACCGTGTCGTGATTGCCTCCCGACTGGAGGGTGCAGCCGCCCTTCTTGGCGGCATCCCTCAGCTTCTTCTCCTTGCAGTCGGCGGGATACTTCAAGTTCCCCTTGGCCTCGGCGGCGGGAGCCCCCAATCCCACGCTCAGCAGCAGCGCTCCACCCGCCAGGAACAAGGACCTTCGGATCACCTTCTGGAAACACTTCAGCATCACGGCCATCCTTTCATCTCATCAGTGGTGATCGACAATCATATCTCTTCCACGTCGAGCCACACGAATCAATTCGAGGTCCGTCGCTCAGCCGTTCGGCCCATCTTCTCGGCAATCACCTCGCGCATGCTCGTCGGCGCACGCCCGAGCAACTTCCGCAGCGTGGGATCGACGGCCGCGAACTCGCTGTTGCGGCTCGCGCGGTAAGAGGCCAAGCGATATGGCGACCACGGGCGCGGGCATGCCGGACGCCGCGAGCTTCGCGCGCATCTCATCCTCCGACACGGTGCTTCGACGGATCGGACGTCCGAGGACGCTCGACG from Melittangium boletus DSM 14713 includes the following:
- a CDS encoding alpha/beta fold hydrolase gives rise to the protein MFEITHRIVQTHGIHLHIAEAGQGPLVLLLHGWPESWYSWRHQIPALAAAGYHVVAPDVRGYGQSDKPWEIEAYSMKLLLADFTGLLDALGEKTAVIVGHDWGAAMAWTSAALHPERYRAVVSMSVPHLGRSPQPPTQLFRHQFQDTWLYILYFQQPGVAEAEFEADVAKALRTIYTGTPGYDPMSPVVRAKKPGDGYLVGLEAPSTLPAWLTEEDLAYFVKEFSRGGFRSSLNRYRNMDRDWEELPELATMKIHQPALFVIGEQDPGRAFAPVEPMKALVPHLHEPVIIPGAGHWVQQERPAEVNAALLSFLNGLPP
- a CDS encoding dihydrofolate reductase family protein; the encoded protein is MARILGYIATSLDGFVATADDNLDWLFAYNDMELGEHDYRHFLARIRTVVMGRGTYDFLAADSSPWAYGEQRVFVVTSSPIAEPKGPLETRHDVDALIAELRALDDGDVWMLGGGTLQMAFMERAALDEIEIYVMPELIGGGRPLFPATGLRASPRLLDVRPLDRGCVRLHYALT
- a CDS encoding TetR/AcrR family transcriptional regulator — translated: MYPRIRAILFLLENKCMFVYIRSVARHKTISDEALLDGLMSAITEHGPAGLTFAGAAAAVTLSPSTLVQRFGSREAMVEAILLRAWDRLDAATSAADATAAPGAAGAVDLLMSLMPAETVEHAMLEGLLLLREDFRNPRLRARGKAWGDCLAVALGQRLNGDVQEGLRLGWQMARVWQGALLWWAFTRHDRPEVAIRTALEDWCQTAVAS
- a CDS encoding TonB-dependent receptor — translated: MTGIARDLSGNSIQNNAHHDRVSPSWGSRVIRLWRVGGLIVSLMAVPALAQKTTASIRIGLSALSGPTTGVTVAAVNTQSGFSTQGIPRTDGSFFLTGLAPGEYVITVTQPGGKEAYRTVSVQVGQTVSLNIDVEKDVALDLGQGETLLVQGKTLESSTSEIATNVSREQIANLPQNNRNFLNFAALAPGVRVSNEEFNKNFSSGALEARSTNVFVDGVSLKNNVIEGGLIGQDASRGNPFPQLAVSGFRVITQNYKAEYEQASSAIISAITRSGGNELHGDLIFTFQNQELMARDYFATLRGELERPQELRSQLGAALGGPLVKDKLHFFVTYEGNLQNRANTVTIGNPTAENLARFGGFQGSFGSPFREHLGFAKLTWNPAGNQTLDVSASLRTETDIRSFGDKTSVESAENVRNDVITASARHQLRLGSLTNEATLQYLDSRFNPIATNSDAVGRDYEGVIRIGGRDTSQDIRQQAFTLRNDTTFANFSWVGQHVVKTGAKLSFQHYQIERTAFGNPLFRFRQDAENGLGYDFPAEASYGVGDPRVASNNTQVGVYVQDDWEIAKRLTLNVGLRWDVESNPLNNDYVTPAEVRAAMEELANTVAQTNGPDFFPVKNYLTNGKQRPIFLGAVQPRLGAAFDVMGNGHTVLFAGAGRYYDRTLFNTGVDERLRLQYQTRTFYFSEDGAPRGGQPTIAWRPEYLSRAGLDSLIASGVAPAPEIYLLDNHTPPPFSDQFSAGFRQQVGPINASATLTHIRGQGGIGFYPANRLSTGNRDYIPTPGGFGTVIISANDRTSVYNSLQLSAEKPYSTEFSAGGISWGASLAYTFAVAKERGGLFNFDFPTIKASPLAPTGGDERHRLVLSGIVGLPLAFKLSTLITLGSGLPYTISDASRGFDPDEFVLRINEGRAEESIQFSQVDVRLAKDFTLSKGHRVSAFAECFNLFNTRNFGGYDGFLPPTTEAANPNFGKPTRLVGPPRSVQFGMSYGF
- a CDS encoding fascin domain-containing protein, which gives rise to MLQFNRSKLFRRAACSALLFTGACAPVSTPDGQDDVTEAAASPLSISGVSFKTVLGGRYVGAQNNGGGAVTATATSAQAWEKFTIDDINGGALESGDSVFIIAGTGQYLQAANGGGSSLNAASWNRQGWETFRIVKQSGSGVIANGDVVGLQTVTTGHWVSAENGGGSTVFAYGAALDSWERLTISGLSGGTTPPPSTGGCDAPGLVWKTANKTNYTSYPDPGSEECTKYNGCTWAGQFAACSGKKSEAWVASHNIVAIFPSMNAYKLHDLCLKSGTKTIVVTVLDTCADSDCSGCCTQNRGNADALIDLESYTNARWGVPDGRIQWADLGPTKGSGCN
- a CDS encoding DUF3841 domain-containing protein — its product is MPSPPRSAPRERETLILWTIRQEKELRLLEQRGRLRSDGRRAPDYRREAYAWMGARLAEQVPRPRGCHYPLWAWAQYAGSSRPRPDLRARGHCPPGTRAVLLELELPRKHVLLSDFQKWHAVLNRRYLADTERQHGTFERALRRAGVPETWPYPEPFASQIIASWNRVFDLSGKDTAYWGPLNQREIQAVFWELRAEHVRGITGFRAR